In Candidatus Kapaibacterium thiocyanatum, the DNA window CGGTATGCTTGACCTTCCACGTGCGGATAAGCGACACGTACCGGTACAGCACCTGGTATGTGGTGTCCTGCGCTTCCAGATAGCCATCCTCGTCCCTGCGCTCGGTGATGGTATAGCCGTTCCTGTCGAAGACCCCAGCCGCCTGTTCGATGAAATTCTTCGGACCTGCCTCGCAATACATCTTCATAGGACGTGGTTTGTCGAGATAGCCGCAGGCGCCGACGGTAATGGCGACGACGAGAGGAAGTAGGATGGACAAAGAGCGTTGGATTCGTAGGCGCATGTGTTGTTGTTCCGTGCAATCTTGCGTCGAAAATAGCCTGTACGACGGAAACGACCGACTTTTGACCTTTTTGTTTCTTCTGATCTTCACATGCCTGTCATGACCCCACCAGAACACGCATCCGGTCTGCCCGAATACGCCCGCAGTATGGATGCTGCCGACGAGCTCGCTTCGTTCCGGCAGCGATTCCACTTCCCGCTGCACGACGGCCGCCCCGTCCTGTATTTTTGCGGCAATTCCCTCGGTCTGCAGCCGGTATCCACGAAGGATGCCGTCCTGGCCGAGCTGGACGACTGGAAAACCTATGGTGTGGAAGGACACTTCCATGCCCGTCATCCATGGTTCTCCTACCACCGGATGTTCCGCGAGCCGCTTGCCACCATCGTCGGTGCGAAGCACCACGAAGTGGTGGCCATGAATACGTTGACGGTGAACCTCCATCTCATGATGGTTTCCTTCTACCGTCCTACGGCATCACGATACAAGATCATCATGTCGGGTTCGGAGTTCCCGTCCGACCGCTATGCCGTGGAAAGCCAGATCAGACTGCACGGATTCGATCCGGAACAGGCCATGATCGAGATCCAGCCCGAGCCCGGTGCATCGTGGCTGAAGACGGAACAGATCGTCGCTGCCATCCGTGAACACGGAGATGCGACGGCCCTCGTACTGTTCAGTGGGGTGCATTTCTACAGTGGACAGTTCTTCGACCTGGCGGCCATCGCTGCCGCTGCACACGAAGCAGGAGCCAAGGTAGGGTTCGATCTCGCCCACGCGGTGGGCAACGTCGAGCTCTCGCTGCACGACTGGAATGCCGACTTCGCCGTCTGGTGCTCCTACAAGTACCTGAATTCGGGTCCGGGTGGTGTTGGCGGCGTCTTCGTTCATGAACGCCATGCCGACGATCGCGAGCTTCAGCGTCTCGCGGGATGGTGGGGTAACGAGGAGTCCACGCGGTTCGCCATGGAGCATGGCTTCGTGCCGACATACGGTGCCGACGGCTGGCAGTTGAGCAATGCCCAGATCCTTGCCATGGCGGCACATAAGGCCTCGCTCGACATCTTCATGGAAGCAGGTATGCAGCGCCTGGCAGCCAAACGTACGGCGCTTACGAACCTCCTCGAACGTGTCGTCGACGATATCGCGTCGACGTTCAGCGGTATGCGTATCATCACACCCCGCGACGCATCGCAGCGTGGAGCTCAGCTCAGCATTCTCTTCGACAATCATGGACGTGCCATCTTCGAAGCACTCGTGGCACGTGGCGTCGTCGTCGACTGGCGTACGCCGAACGTCATCCGTGTCGCTCCCGTTCCCTTGTACAATTCCTATTCGGATGTCGTGGCCTTCGGCGACATCCTCCGCGACGTGGTGGCGTCGATATCGTGAGTGAACTCCCTACAGAACTTGATCCCGCGCGGTACGTCGTCGGACGTCGTGCCGTTGCCGAAGCACTTGCCGCACGTACTCCGCTGGAGAAGATATTCCTGAGCTATGGTGGCGAGGACGGACCGATGGCGGAGCTGCGCATCGCCGCGAAGCGTGCCGGTATCACATGCAGCGTGATGGACCGCCGGAAATTCGGCGCACTGGAAGCCGCACTTGGTCTGGGCCGCAACGATGCCCAGGGTGTGATCGCTCTTCGTCCTCTGCGTACTGCGCTTACGCTCGAGCGGCTGGTCGAGGATGCGCTGGCTTCCAATCCTGCACCGCTGCTCGTGGCGCTCGACGGCATCACCGATCCGCACAACCTCGGAGCGATCGCACGATCCGCCGAATGTGTGGGTGCTGCAGGACTCATCCTTCCCGTAAAATTCACGGCGCCGATCACACCCGCTGCCGTCAAGGCTTCTGCCGGTGCGCTGGAGTTGCTTCCCGTGGCGCGTGTGCAGCGGATGTCCGAAACGCTGGCGCACCTGCGTGCTTCCGGATGGCGCATCATCGGCACCGCCATTCCGGCCGATGCATCGTACGACGCCGCGCATACGTACGATGGTCCCGTCATCATCGTGATCGGCAGTGAAGGCGAGGGACTTCACCCTCGCGTGCAGGCGGAATGCGACGTCGTGGTGACGATTCCCATGCTCGGACGCGTCGCGTCGCTGAACGCTTCCGTCGCTGCTGGCGTCGTGCTGTTCGAAGCACAACGTCAACGCAGATCGACCACGCATTGAAGCACTGCACAAACAAAAAACCCTACGCTTGGTGAGGGGCGTAGGGCTATGAGGGGGTTATATTCGGTTGCTACAGCAGCGTAGTGCAACTGCTGCAGGGTTCCGATGTCACGTTATTGCGTAAAACGATAATCGAGAGGATTTCGTGTATACTATTATGCCCAGATACCGGAAATCCGTTTCGAGTTTCCTAGGTCAATATACCATTTTTCCTCTATGCCGGACAGTAGTATTTATTAGGATGTTATTAGTCGGAGCCCGGCCGTCCCGCATTGAAAACACAGGCCATTACTGACATTCCGGGCCGTTGCGGGTATCTCGGACGTAGTTGTACGTAGGCACTCCTGTTCCGTCGTCTGTCGAAGGTATGCCATCCTCGTCACGCCGATATCTCGACATCCGGTCGTCCATATCCGAATTCCATGTTCAGGATTCATTCACGATACGGCGCTTCCTTCCGGCGTTGTCGTGAAATACCACGACAAGTCGTTATCTGCGATCCGCACGAAGTGTCGATCGTAAACGCGGTTATTATTTCGTGTGGCGTAACTACATAGGGATACCTGCCGCCGAAAGGCATTCCCAAAAGGAAAGGAATCCGATCCATCGGCAGACGAAACGGGATCGCTTCTCCGGATATCAATGCATGACAGTGACGGACGTGGACACGGTACCCCCGAACGTACGGATGTGGACTCTATAGATGCCGTCCGGAAAGCGGGAAACGTCGATCGGCGACGAAAACGATCCTTCTCCGACGACCCGACCCAACACGTCGACCAACATATATGTGCCGGGTTCACCTGCAGGCAACGATATATGCAGTGCGCTCGATACCGGATTCGGATAGATATCGAACGATGTATGCGGGTCTCGGGGCTCCGGATTGCTGGCCGCATCTCCATCCTTGACGAATCGTAACCAGTTGATGTTGAACAGCCCCTGATCACCACGATCGGAGCTTGCGACGAAGAAGTAGCTGTGCGTGGTCGACGTTCTGGGGATGGCTGTGCGGACCGTATGCCAGTTCTGATATCCTCCCGTCACGCCGGTGAGATCGATCCGCGCCAGGCGTTCGCCACCGAGATTGTCGGCATGGATGTCGAGGTATCCGCCGGTGACGGTCGCATAGCGTAGGTCGATGGCCGTGACGCCATGCAGGTTCAATGGCGATATCACGAAGTAGTCGTGCTGATCGATGAAGCCGGCGTTCAAACCGCCTCCGGTGTCCATGCATTCTTCCAGGACGATGCCGTTCAGGACGTCGGCATGCTCGACCTGCACCATGGGCGGACGCAGCACGACACCCGTTCTTGCCGAGAGGGAGGGAGCTTCACCGATGGAGGAATCGGATACCCTGGCCGTTACGACACCATAGATGTTCGCATTCTCGCCATGGCCTTCGATGTCGGGTGGGTGTAACGTTCCTGCGGGACCATAGGTCAGGTCAAGGGGATGGGCATGGTCGTCATGGCCCAACGAGAACTGGACGACGATGTCTTCGTCGCGTATCGGCAGGGCATCGGGATCGATGGCTTCCACCCGATAGTCGATGCGATCGCTCAATCCGACAACTTCGCCTTCCATCGGGCTGACGAACCATATGGTCGGCGCTGTATTGCCAGCGACGATTTCCATGGTGGCAGTAGCGACGTTACCACTGTCATCGACGACGCGCAGGACGGGGCTGTACAGGCCGGCTTTCGTGAAGGTATGGGTCGGATCGGGCCGCGTATCGTCCGTCGATCCGTCACCATCGAAGTCCCATTCATAGCGTGCGATACTGCCCGTCGATCGTGTTCCGATGAAGGTCACGTCGAGTGGAAGCTTGCCATCGGTGACGGATGCGGTGATTCTGGCCTGCAGAGGGCCGACCGTATTATGCAGAGAGGTCAATCTGAATAGCGAACCGCTGGCCGTACGTCCGGTCTTATCCCTCCATCCCAGTGCATACAGTTCTCCGTTGGGAGTCGTCGTGATGTCGATGATGCCCACGGAATCCTTGTCGTCATAGATTGGGATGACCTTCAGGATGTTGCGATCGTCATCGAGGATCACGGCCCGGAGATTGCACCGCACGAAGTCGTAGGCCAGCAGTGTGGTGTGGAAGAACGGCTGCAATGCGTATCGGGACGTAGTGCCTTCGGAAGCATGCGGAATGATGCCGACGGCGACGCACCTGCCTCCCGTTCCGAAATCATCGGAGACGTATGCAGGTGAGTAGGCATACCAGACGGCGGCCGCGACAGCCGGCGGCAATGTGGTCAGACCGGTATTGTTCGGTGACGTGTTCACCGGCGATGCTGTGTCCTTCCTGCCTCCGGAAAACAGATAGCCACGATTGGCGCCGACGAAGTAGGGCCAACCGAAGTTGGCCGCATGCGCTGTATGGTTGATCTCGTCATAGCCCATCGGACCGTGCTTCGGATCGTCCTTCGCCGCATCGGGGCCGACGTCGGCTACCCACAACGAGCCGTTCGTCGGATCGAGGGTCATGCGGAACGGGTTGCGCAAGCCCATGGCGTAGATCTCGGGTCTGGTACCGGCCGTCCCGGGAGGGAAGAGATTACCTTCGGGAATCTCGTATCCCGTATCGGTAGGGCGGATGCGAAGCACCTTGCCGCTCAGGGAGTTCGTATTCGCCGATGTGCGCTGGGCATCGTACTGTGCACGTCCTGCCGCCGAGTCGACGGGCGCGAAGCCGCCGGAAGAGAAGGGAACGGTATTGTCGCCGAGTGAAATGAAGAGCGTACCGTCCGGGGCCATGGCCATATCACCACCCGAATGACAGCAGACACCACCATCGAACGGTATCCGCAGGATGGTATCGGCGGACCTCAGCTTTCGGATTCCCGCATCGTACACCGATCGGATGATGGAATACTGTCCGACGACCGGATCGGCATGCAGGAGAAAGAGCGTTCCATTCGTGCGATAGTCGTGGCCGAGTACCATACCCAGGGCGCCATTCTCGCCTGCGATCGGGATTCCGGCATTCGCGACCGTCGTCATCGTACCGGTTCTGGAATCCATGTGGACGAGTTTGCCGTTGCGGTGCAGGATGAGGAATTCGGTGTCGGACAGGGCCTCTATCTGCACGGGCTGATCGAGATTGTCGGCCAGTACGGTCTTGGCGTAGGTCGCATGTACCGTGGCCGTCGCATCCGAGCGATCGTTGCCAGCTGCCCATACGAGACCGTTGTAGACGTGTTCGACGAAGTCCGCTTCCCTGTAGCTCTCGGATGTATGTCCCATGGCCGTATACCATGAACGACCACCGTCCACATGATGACACCAGGAAAGGGGATGATCGTATCCCATCGACCCGCCTTGATACGATCTCTCGTTCAGTGAAGCCAGTACGTGAACCTGTCCGCGCGGATTGGACCTGAAATTGTACCATTCGTCGTTGCGTTTCCAGCGTCGTGGCAGATGCGAGGTGCTGCTGTGGAGATTGTCCTCCACGAGGACTTCCGCCTGTTGTATCTCGGGATGATGGGAGAAGTAGGTGCCGACGAGTCGTCCGTACCATGGCCAGTCGTATTCGGTATCGCTCGCCGCATGGATGCCCAGATACCCGCCACCGTCGCGGATGTAGTTCTCGAAGGCATGCTGCTGGGCGGCGTCGAGGACGTTGCCCGTCGTGCTCAGGAATACGACGACGTCATATCGCGAGAGTGTATCCGCCGCGAACATGCGGGCGTCTTCCGTGAACCGGACCGTGAACCCGCGTTCCGCTGCCAGACGATCGAACATGTCGATGCCGTCGGCGATGGAGGGATGCCGGTAGCCCGTCGTTCTACTGAAGACGAGGATATGGAGATCGGTCTCGTGACCATAGGATGGGTAGGCCCACAGGACCGCCGACAACAGGGCCAATACCCGGATGAGCGGGGAGGGAGTGCACATGATGGA includes these proteins:
- a CDS encoding kynureninase, yielding MTPPEHASGLPEYARSMDAADELASFRQRFHFPLHDGRPVLYFCGNSLGLQPVSTKDAVLAELDDWKTYGVEGHFHARHPWFSYHRMFREPLATIVGAKHHEVVAMNTLTVNLHLMMVSFYRPTASRYKIIMSGSEFPSDRYAVESQIRLHGFDPEQAMIEIQPEPGASWLKTEQIVAAIREHGDATALVLFSGVHFYSGQFFDLAAIAAAAHEAGAKVGFDLAHAVGNVELSLHDWNADFAVWCSYKYLNSGPGGVGGVFVHERHADDRELQRLAGWWGNEESTRFAMEHGFVPTYGADGWQLSNAQILAMAAHKASLDIFMEAGMQRLAAKRTALTNLLERVVDDIASTFSGMRIITPRDASQRGAQLSILFDNHGRAIFEALVARGVVVDWRTPNVIRVAPVPLYNSYSDVVAFGDILRDVVASIS
- a CDS encoding 23S rRNA (guanosine(2251)-2'-O)-methyltransferase RlmB produces the protein MVSELPTELDPARYVVGRRAVAEALAARTPLEKIFLSYGGEDGPMAELRIAAKRAGITCSVMDRRKFGALEAALGLGRNDAQGVIALRPLRTALTLERLVEDALASNPAPLLVALDGITDPHNLGAIARSAECVGAAGLILPVKFTAPITPAAVKASAGALELLPVARVQRMSETLAHLRASGWRIIGTAIPADASYDAAHTYDGPVIIVIGSEGEGLHPRVQAECDVVVTIPMLGRVASLNASVAAGVVLFEAQRQRRSTTH